From the Planctomycetaceae bacterium genome, one window contains:
- a CDS encoding response regulator: MTQIPSQSVGENSDERIFADSKVLVVDDNEQNLELLSAYLETLKCTVITALDGITALAKVAQDPPNLILLDVMMPRMSGFEVCRKLKADPRSRDIPILMVTALNEMGDIERGVECGTDDFVSKPVNRLELITRVKSLLRVSHLKGELDRTLAYLSDVEVRGKTE, encoded by the coding sequence ATGACCCAAATCCCGAGTCAGTCCGTTGGCGAGAACTCCGACGAGCGGATTTTCGCCGACAGCAAGGTTCTGGTCGTTGATGACAACGAGCAGAATCTGGAGCTGTTGTCGGCGTATCTCGAAACGCTCAAATGCACGGTGATTACAGCCCTGGATGGAATCACCGCCCTGGCCAAAGTGGCCCAGGACCCGCCGAACCTGATCCTGCTGGACGTCATGATGCCCCGCATGAGCGGCTTCGAAGTCTGCCGCAAACTCAAGGCCGACCCCCGCAGCCGCGACATCCCGATCCTGATGGTGACCGCGCTGAACGAGATGGGCGACATCGAGCGCGGCGTCGAGTGCGGCACCGACGATTTCGTCTCCAAGCCCGTTAACCGCCTCGAACTCATCACGCGCGTCAAGAGCCTCCTGCGAGTCAGCCACCTCAAGGGCGAACTCGACCGCACGCTGGCCTACCTCAGCGACGTGGAAGTCCGCGGCAAGACCGAGTAG